The Heyndrickxia vini genome contains a region encoding:
- the clpP gene encoding ATP-dependent Clp endopeptidase proteolytic subunit ClpP — protein sequence MNLIPTVIEQTNRGERAYDIYSRLLKDRIIMLGSAIDDNVANSIVAQLLFLDAENPGKDISLYINSPGGSITAGMAIYDTMQFIKSDVSTICTGMAASMGAFLLAAGQKGKRYALPNSEVMIHQPLGGAQGQATEIEIAAKRILFLREKLNKILAERTGQPLEVIEKDTDRDNFMTAEKAKEYGLIDQIITRSDEKK from the coding sequence ATGAACTTAATTCCTACAGTTATTGAACAAACTAATCGTGGTGAACGTGCATATGATATTTACTCACGCTTGCTTAAAGATCGTATCATTATGCTTGGAAGTGCAATCGATGATAATGTAGCAAACTCGATTGTTGCTCAACTATTATTTTTAGACGCTGAAAACCCAGGTAAAGATATATCACTTTATATTAACAGTCCTGGTGGCAGTATCACAGCTGGTATGGCTATCTATGATACGATGCAATTTATCAAATCAGATGTCTCAACTATTTGTACTGGTATGGCTGCATCTATGGGTGCCTTTTTACTTGCCGCTGGTCAAAAAGGAAAACGCTATGCCCTTCCAAATAGTGAAGTAATGATTCACCAACCTCTTGGTGGTGCACAAGGACAAGCGACTGAAATTGAAATCGCTGCTAAACGTATTCTATTCTTACGTGAAAAATTAAATAAAATTTTGGCTGAACGTACTGGCCAACCTCTAGAAGTAATTGAAAAAGACACTGATCGCGATAATTTCATGACTGCTGAAAAAGCAAAAGAGTATGGTCTAATTGATCAAATTATTACACGTTCAGACGAAAAAAAATAA
- the trxB gene encoding thioredoxin-disulfide reductase, whose translation MSEEKIYDVIIIGAGPAGMTAAVYTSRANLSTLMIERGIPGGQMANTEEVENYPGYDHILGPDLSNKMFEHAKKFGAEYAYGDIKEIVDGEEYKTIKAGAKEYKARAIILATGAEYKKIGVPGEKELGGRGVSYCAVCDGAFFKGKELVVIGGGDSAVEEGVYLTRFASKVTIIHRRDQLRAQKILQDRAFANEKVDFIWNHTIKEIHEENGKVNSVTLVSTENGEEKEFKTDGVFIYIGMVPLTKPFQNLGITNDAGYIVTDENMVTKVPGIFAAGDVREKTLRQIVTATGDGSIAAQNAQVYVEELKEKLHV comes from the coding sequence ATGTCAGAGGAAAAAATTTATGATGTCATCATTATAGGTGCAGGTCCAGCTGGAATGACTGCAGCCGTTTATACATCTCGTGCAAATTTATCGACATTAATGATTGAACGTGGAATTCCGGGTGGTCAAATGGCAAATACCGAGGAAGTAGAAAATTATCCAGGCTATGATCATATTCTCGGACCGGATCTTTCAAATAAAATGTTTGAACATGCGAAAAAATTTGGTGCAGAATACGCCTATGGTGATATTAAAGAGATTGTTGATGGGGAAGAATACAAAACAATCAAAGCAGGGGCAAAGGAATATAAAGCTAGAGCGATTATTCTCGCAACTGGAGCAGAGTACAAAAAAATTGGTGTTCCGGGTGAAAAAGAATTAGGCGGACGCGGTGTATCTTATTGTGCGGTCTGTGACGGAGCATTCTTTAAAGGTAAAGAGTTAGTTGTAATTGGCGGCGGTGACTCTGCCGTTGAAGAAGGCGTGTATTTAACTCGTTTTGCAAGCAAAGTAACGATTATTCACCGACGTGATCAGCTTCGTGCACAAAAAATTCTTCAAGACCGTGCCTTTGCTAATGAAAAAGTTGATTTTATATGGAATCATACAATTAAGGAAATACACGAAGAGAATGGTAAAGTTAATTCCGTTACTCTTGTTTCAACAGAAAATGGAGAAGAAAAAGAATTTAAAACCGATGGCGTATTTATCTATATCGGCATGGTTCCACTAACAAAGCCGTTCCAAAATTTAGGTATTACTAACGATGCAGGCTATATTGTAACGGACGAAAATATGGTTACAAAAGTTCCGGGGATTTTTGCGGCAGGGGATGTCCGTGAAAAGACATTACGTCAAATTGTTACTGCCACAGGTGATGGAAGTATTGCTGCTCAAAATGCTCAAGTCTACGTAGAAGAACTAAAAGAGAAGCTACACGTATAA
- a CDS encoding sugar-binding transcriptional regulator codes for MYSLIELQKKLLPDMLLTMQKRYQILRSIRFMEPVGRRTLAQVLGLSERILRSEVEFLNDQKLITIKTSGMTVSQQGLSVLQGLEGIMRDVTGINEMEERLKKELNLQEVVIVPGDSDETPWVKQELGRACAKRMKKRLVGENIIAVAGGSTMAAVADMLTFDFIGNTNTLFVPARGGIGEDVKNEANSICAKMAENTGCKHRVLYVPDQVSKEVYESFVKEPIIKEVLSLIKKANMLLHGIGDANVMAKRRNTKEEDMEIIKDGHAVGEAFGYYFNEAGEVVHKVPTVGLQLDDFSHIEHVLAVAGGSSKAKAIKACMKSATNSTVLITDEGAAKKILS; via the coding sequence ATGTATTCTTTAATTGAGCTTCAAAAAAAATTATTACCTGACATGCTTTTAACTATGCAGAAGCGTTACCAAATTCTTCGTTCCATTCGATTTATGGAGCCTGTTGGCAGAAGAACTTTGGCACAAGTTCTTGGTCTTTCAGAACGCATATTGCGTAGTGAAGTTGAATTTTTAAATGACCAAAAGCTAATCACAATTAAAACGAGTGGTATGACAGTTTCTCAGCAAGGCCTATCAGTTTTACAAGGTTTGGAAGGAATAATGAGAGATGTCACGGGTATTAATGAAATGGAAGAGAGATTAAAAAAGGAATTAAATCTTCAAGAAGTAGTAATCGTTCCCGGAGATAGCGATGAAACGCCGTGGGTTAAACAAGAACTTGGAAGAGCTTGTGCAAAAAGAATGAAAAAGCGCTTAGTTGGAGAAAATATCATCGCAGTAGCTGGTGGATCGACCATGGCAGCTGTAGCTGATATGTTGACATTTGACTTTATCGGGAATACCAATACACTATTTGTTCCGGCTAGAGGTGGAATTGGTGAAGATGTCAAAAACGAAGCAAATTCTATTTGTGCAAAAATGGCTGAAAATACCGGCTGCAAACATCGTGTGCTGTATGTACCTGATCAGGTAAGTAAAGAGGTATATGAATCCTTTGTTAAAGAACCTATTATTAAAGAGGTTTTAAGTTTAATTAAAAAAGCCAACATGCTTTTACATGGTATTGGGGATGCTAACGTAATGGCGAAGCGCCGTAATACGAAGGAAGAAGATATGGAAATTATTAAGGATGGACACGCAGTGGGAGAGGCCTTTGGTTATTATTTTAATGAGGCTGGAGAGGTAGTACATAAAGTTCCTACTGTTGGATTACAGCTTGATGATTTTTCCCATATCGAACATGTTCTTGCTGTTGCAGGTGGGTCTTCGAAAGCAAAAGCAATAAAGGCTTGCATGAAAAGTGCTACTAATTCAACTGTGTTAATCACTGATGAGGGTGCAGCAAAAAAAATATTAAGCTAG
- a CDS encoding gluconeogenesis factor YvcK family protein codes for MRMDRKPRIVIIGGGTGLPVLLRGIKKYPVDITAIVTVADDGGSSGRIRDEMDIPSPGDIRNVMAALSDVEPLIEQMFQHRFKTSNELAGHSLGNLIIAALTSITGDFVHAIQEMSKVLNVRGKVLPAANQSVILHAEMEDGTIVSGESKIPFSGKKIKRVFLTPEVIHPLSETIRAIRKADLIVVGPGSLYTSILPNLLVPEIGKEVCNAKAKKVYICNLMTQAGETLDFTASDHVKAIYDHMDCSFIDTVLVNNEEIPANIQEKYEEELAKPVIYDVERLLALGIDVIYDKIITYNDGVIRHDTEKVAKILYSLIDQPLINIDSK; via the coding sequence ATGAGAATGGATAGAAAGCCGCGAATCGTTATTATCGGCGGCGGAACTGGATTACCTGTGTTATTAAGAGGGATAAAAAAATATCCAGTCGACATCACAGCAATTGTTACAGTAGCAGATGATGGAGGAAGTTCAGGACGTATTCGGGATGAAATGGATATACCATCGCCTGGTGATATTAGAAACGTCATGGCCGCTCTTTCAGATGTAGAACCGTTAATCGAGCAAATGTTTCAACATCGCTTTAAAACTTCGAATGAGCTAGCTGGACATTCGTTAGGAAATTTAATAATCGCTGCATTAACATCAATTACTGGAGATTTTGTTCATGCCATTCAAGAAATGAGCAAAGTGTTAAATGTGCGCGGCAAGGTGCTACCAGCTGCTAATCAGAGCGTTATTCTACATGCAGAAATGGAAGATGGAACGATTGTATCAGGTGAATCAAAAATTCCTTTTTCAGGGAAGAAAATTAAACGAGTATTTTTGACACCCGAAGTCATCCATCCTTTATCAGAAACCATTCGTGCTATTCGGAAAGCGGATTTAATTGTTGTTGGACCGGGGAGTCTATATACGAGTATATTACCGAATCTTCTTGTTCCAGAGATCGGAAAAGAAGTATGCAATGCAAAGGCGAAAAAGGTATATATTTGCAATTTAATGACACAAGCAGGTGAAACATTAGATTTCACTGCCAGCGATCATGTAAAAGCGATTTATGATCATATGGATTGTTCGTTTATAGATACGGTACTTGTAAATAATGAAGAAATTCCAGCGAATATACAGGAGAAATACGAAGAAGAGCTAGCCAAACCTGTCATCTATGATGTCGAAAGATTATTAGCGCTTGGAATTGATGTTATTTATGATAAAATTATCACTTATAATGATGGAGTAATCCGTCATGATACTGAAAAGGTTGCTAAAATACTTTACTCATTAATTGATCAACCTTTAATAAATATAGATTCTAAATAA
- a CDS encoding glutaredoxin family protein, translated as MKVIFYTREKCHLCTEAKEILNVLQNDYNFEIMEKNIDDSDELTEKYGLMIPVIEMNQEIVQYGQIDYYTLSKRFQKKVNPS; from the coding sequence ATGAAAGTAATTTTTTATACGAGAGAGAAATGTCATCTTTGTACAGAGGCGAAGGAAATATTAAACGTCCTGCAGAATGATTATAATTTTGAAATCATGGAGAAAAATATTGACGACAGTGATGAACTTACTGAAAAATATGGTCTGATGATACCGGTCATCGAGATGAATCAAGAAATCGTTCAATATGGTCAAATTGATTATTATACATTAAGTAAACGATTCCAAAAAAAAGTTAATCCATCATAG
- the rpoN gene encoding RNA polymerase factor sigma-54 has product MDLKFGLYQQQTLKLSMTQELKQAIELLQYSAQELTSFLEAKATENPLIQLENTNIKYIDMRNDGSKKSRSKIKERDDKQWIDQIAQTSMSLQDYLFIQISLKTLSKDEKRMLTQLIYNLDSNGYLTIRLDEAAQICGLPTEMADQSLRLIHNLEPAGVGARDLRECLLLQINRKKECPQIVKDILLNYFNDFAEKKWKVISNGLNVEMNEIQLAADYIKKLEPRPGSAYHKEQPQYIVPDLIVTIENENIEVNLFQKHLPNVQFQKDYYATMSAYKDQQVKHFLKEKTKDYQWIMKSLQQRNETLLNVGMTIIEKQFDFFLKGPAYLKPLTMKEVSHEIGIHESTVSRAVREKYIQTPFGTYELRYFFSAGLMKTSGEEEEQASAFQVKTMIANFIDKENKLKPLSDQLIVDELKKLGIVVSRRTIAKYREQLKIPSSAKRKRYG; this is encoded by the coding sequence TTGGATCTAAAATTTGGATTATACCAACAACAAACATTAAAACTGTCAATGACCCAAGAATTAAAGCAGGCAATCGAACTTCTCCAATATTCTGCACAAGAATTAACCTCTTTTTTGGAAGCAAAAGCAACTGAAAATCCTCTTATACAATTAGAAAATACAAATATTAAATATATAGATATGCGTAATGATGGATCGAAAAAAAGCAGATCCAAAATTAAGGAGCGGGATGATAAACAATGGATAGATCAAATAGCCCAAACATCAATGAGCCTACAAGATTATCTATTCATTCAAATTTCTTTGAAAACGCTGTCAAAAGATGAGAAAAGAATGCTCACTCAGCTTATATATAATCTTGATTCAAATGGGTATTTGACGATCAGGCTTGATGAGGCTGCGCAGATTTGCGGTCTCCCAACCGAAATGGCTGATCAAAGCCTTAGATTAATTCATAATTTAGAACCGGCAGGAGTAGGTGCGCGTGATCTTAGGGAGTGTTTATTGCTCCAAATCAATCGAAAAAAAGAGTGTCCACAAATTGTAAAGGATATTCTATTAAACTATTTTAATGACTTTGCGGAGAAAAAGTGGAAAGTAATCTCAAATGGTCTTAACGTCGAAATGAATGAAATTCAACTTGCTGCAGATTATATTAAAAAACTTGAACCACGGCCCGGATCAGCTTATCATAAAGAACAGCCTCAATACATTGTACCGGATTTAATTGTGACGATAGAAAATGAAAATATTGAGGTTAATCTTTTTCAAAAACATTTGCCAAATGTGCAATTCCAAAAGGATTATTATGCGACGATGTCTGCATATAAGGATCAACAAGTTAAACACTTTTTGAAAGAGAAAACGAAAGATTATCAGTGGATCATGAAAAGTCTTCAACAGAGAAATGAAACCCTTTTAAATGTAGGAATGACGATAATTGAGAAGCAGTTTGATTTCTTTTTAAAAGGACCGGCGTATTTAAAACCGTTAACGATGAAAGAAGTATCCCATGAAATTGGTATACATGAATCTACTGTAAGTCGTGCAGTTCGAGAAAAATATATTCAAACGCCGTTTGGGACATATGAATTAAGGTACTTTTTTTCTGCAGGTTTAATGAAAACATCGGGTGAAGAAGAAGAGCAAGCATCCGCCTTTCAAGTAAAAACAATGATCGCAAATTTCATTGATAAAGAAAATAAATTAAAACCACTTTCTGATCAGTTAATTGTTGATGAATTAAAGAAACTGGGAATCGTTGTTTCAAGGCGAACCATTGCAAAATATCGCGAACAATTAAAGATTCCTTCTTCAGCAAAGCGGAAACGGTATGGATAA
- a CDS encoding acyltransferase: MRKTTRHPVSGANSLWHVYKTVPFWKVAKNFLIIQLARYTPFLSMKNWLYRTFLRMKVGDKTSFALMVMLDVMFPEKISVGENTVIGYNTTILAHEYLIKEYRLGEVKIGSEVMIGANTTILPGVEIGDGAIVSAGTLVHKDVPSGAFVGGNPMRLIYTKEEMEIRNKEESSP; encoded by the coding sequence ATGCGCAAAACAACTCGTCACCCTGTTTCGGGTGCTAATTCCTTGTGGCATGTGTATAAGACAGTTCCGTTTTGGAAGGTAGCCAAGAACTTTCTAATCATTCAACTAGCTAGATATACACCATTTTTATCGATGAAAAATTGGCTATATCGCACATTTTTAAGAATGAAAGTTGGTGACAAAACATCTTTTGCCCTTATGGTCATGTTGGATGTTATGTTTCCAGAAAAAATATCTGTTGGTGAAAATACAGTTATTGGCTATAATACAACAATTCTCGCTCATGAGTATTTAATTAAAGAATATCGTCTTGGAGAAGTCAAAATTGGCAGTGAGGTAATGATTGGAGCAAATACCACCATCCTGCCTGGTGTCGAAATTGGGGATGGGGCAATTGTTTCAGCGGGAACGCTTGTTCATAAGGACGTCCCTTCCGGAGCATTTGTTGGCGGTAATCCAATGCGACTAATTTATACAAAAGAGGAAATGGAAATACGAAATAAAGAAGAGTCAAGCCCCTAA
- the whiA gene encoding DNA-binding protein WhiA — MSFASETKKELTNLQIKDCCVRAELSALIRMNGSLSFSNKLLVVNVQTENAAIARRIYTLIKRIYDTPVELLVRKKMRLKKNNVYIVRLRTKAKEILEDLDILGEGFTFIHHISPALIKKKCCKRSYLRGAFLAGGSVNNPETSSYHLEIFSLYKEHNDSLCELMNFFQLNSKTLERKKGFITYLKEAEKITEYLNVIGAHNALLRFEDVRIVRDMRNSVNRLVNCETANLNKTIGAALRQVENIRYIDETVGLQILPDKLREIAELRVAYQDVTLKELGEMVSSGNISKSGINHRLRKIDEIADKLRAGELDKKSMAK, encoded by the coding sequence ATGTCATTTGCTTCGGAAACAAAAAAAGAGCTCACAAATTTACAGATTAAAGATTGCTGTGTACGAGCAGAGTTATCTGCTCTTATTCGTATGAACGGTTCATTATCTTTTTCGAACAAGCTATTGGTCGTTAATGTTCAAACAGAAAATGCAGCGATTGCGAGAAGAATTTATACATTAATTAAAAGGATTTACGACACACCTGTTGAATTATTAGTTAGAAAGAAAATGCGTTTAAAGAAAAACAATGTGTATATTGTTAGGTTGAGAACAAAAGCAAAGGAAATTTTAGAGGATCTTGATATTTTAGGTGAAGGGTTTACATTTATACATCATATTTCCCCCGCTTTGATAAAGAAAAAGTGTTGTAAACGGTCTTATTTGCGAGGAGCTTTTCTTGCAGGAGGATCCGTAAATAACCCTGAGACCTCCTCTTATCATTTGGAGATTTTTTCATTATATAAAGAGCATAATGACTCCTTGTGTGAGCTCATGAATTTCTTTCAGTTAAATAGTAAGACATTAGAGCGGAAAAAGGGATTTATTACGTATTTAAAAGAAGCAGAAAAAATTACCGAATATTTGAATGTAATCGGTGCGCATAATGCTCTTCTTCGCTTTGAAGATGTAAGAATTGTAAGGGATATGCGAAATTCGGTCAATCGCCTCGTCAATTGTGAAACGGCAAATTTAAATAAAACGATCGGTGCTGCCTTAAGACAAGTAGAAAACATTCGGTATATTGATGAAACAGTCGGTCTGCAAATTCTTCCGGATAAATTAAGGGAAATTGCGGAATTACGTGTCGCATATCAAGATGTAACCTTAAAGGAATTAGGGGAAATGGTTTCATCCGGTAATATTAGCAAGTCAGGCATCAATCACCGATTGCGAAAAATTGACGAAATTGCCGATAAGTTACGGGCAGGAGAACTAGATAAAAAATCAATGGCAAAATGA
- a CDS encoding NUDIX hydrolase, with translation MQRVTNNVYIKEDKVLLLQKPSRNWWVAPGGKMEQGESVRESVIREFREETGIYIKQPILKGVFTFNIKDGKDIISEWMMFSFKSTEGDGQPLQHSEEGILQWHSINEINKLPMAAGDYHILDYVIHGNGIIYGNFTYTPELELLSYRLDPS, from the coding sequence ATGCAACGAGTAACCAATAATGTGTATATTAAAGAAGATAAGGTGTTGCTTTTACAAAAACCGAGTAGAAACTGGTGGGTTGCTCCTGGCGGAAAAATGGAACAGGGGGAATCTGTTCGTGAATCAGTCATTCGTGAATTTCGTGAAGAAACGGGAATATATATTAAACAACCTATACTTAAAGGTGTTTTTACTTTCAATATAAAAGACGGAAAAGACATCATTTCGGAATGGATGATGTTTTCGTTTAAATCAACCGAAGGGGATGGCCAACCTCTGCAGCACTCTGAAGAAGGAATATTACAATGGCATTCAATTAATGAAATAAATAAACTGCCAATGGCAGCGGGCGATTATCATATTTTGGATTATGTGATCCATGGGAATGGAATCATTTATGGGAATTTTACCTATACACCGGAATTGGAATTACTATCGTATCGATTAGATCCTAGTTAA
- a CDS encoding HPr family phosphocarrier protein produces MIERRVEVKLKTGLQARPAALFVQEAHRFSSEIYLEKDGKKVNAKSIMGLMSLAAGAGSMINLSADGHDENEAIDTLTKFIENE; encoded by the coding sequence ATGATAGAAAGACGAGTTGAAGTAAAACTAAAAACTGGATTGCAGGCACGTCCAGCAGCATTGTTCGTTCAAGAAGCCCATCGATTTTCCTCAGAGATTTATCTTGAAAAGGATGGCAAAAAGGTAAACGCGAAAAGCATTATGGGATTAATGAGCCTTGCAGCTGGAGCGGGTTCAATGATTAATCTAAGCGCAGATGGCCATGATGAAAATGAAGCAATAGATACTTTAACCAAATTTATTGAAAATGAATAA
- a CDS encoding tetratricopeptide repeat protein, with protein sequence MAKDSKVRQENGVVLSFIPTGEYYFNKGINAFHRHDLTGARKYLERAIQLEPYEPMIACQLGLVYMQLEQYQESNDLFNRILEELDPSMTECLYFLANNFAELGLFSEAKNYATSYLDTDPYGEFIEDAEDLLYIIGMEEDGEDDFPIKDELILKQDKARQLLESGNFEKAIEILTSLIEEFPDFWSAYNNLALGYFYLGDMEKAASVLDDLLVKNPGNLHGICNLAVFLYHQRRDQELQVLLEGLEKVKPLLIEHKYKLGATFALIGRHNQAYMWLNKLKKYGFEGDSSYYYWLSQSAYFTGHEQTARNAWKQLLELSPEKEGQEPWNERSGKDVGFEDDVASTLKKLRSDFMEERLFGIFILSKSTRKEEMVSHPDFKSLDEFSLTEKVYLANVLDADLKKQFDPDGIISRAHQVANILYEKHHPIGVASSGLFLMWFSVFLEGIKNGQEFTNLRAFAAATEYLWNKLKREKKSQAEISKSYKISSSTLQKYAKIVLQYCK encoded by the coding sequence ATGGCAAAAGACTCAAAGGTAAGACAAGAGAATGGAGTAGTCTTGTCGTTTATACCTACTGGAGAATACTATTTTAATAAAGGAATAAATGCTTTTCATCGTCATGATTTGACAGGCGCACGGAAATACCTTGAACGTGCAATACAATTGGAACCGTATGAACCGATGATTGCTTGTCAACTTGGCTTAGTATATATGCAATTAGAACAATATCAAGAATCCAATGATCTCTTTAATCGAATCCTTGAAGAACTTGATCCGTCTATGACAGAGTGTCTTTATTTCTTAGCGAATAATTTTGCTGAACTTGGATTATTTAGCGAGGCAAAAAACTATGCAACTTCGTATCTCGATACGGATCCATACGGGGAGTTTATTGAAGATGCGGAGGATTTGCTTTATATCATTGGTATGGAAGAAGACGGCGAGGATGACTTTCCGATTAAGGATGAGTTGATTTTAAAACAAGATAAAGCAAGGCAACTCCTTGAATCAGGCAATTTTGAAAAAGCGATTGAAATTCTTACTAGTTTAATCGAAGAATTCCCTGATTTCTGGTCTGCATATAATAATCTTGCACTAGGGTACTTCTATTTAGGAGATATGGAAAAGGCTGCATCCGTTTTAGACGATCTCCTCGTTAAAAATCCTGGTAATTTGCATGGCATTTGTAATTTAGCTGTGTTTCTTTATCACCAACGGCGTGATCAAGAACTTCAAGTACTTCTAGAAGGGTTGGAAAAAGTCAAACCTCTGTTGATTGAACATAAATATAAATTAGGTGCTACCTTTGCACTAATTGGAAGACACAACCAAGCATATATGTGGTTGAATAAATTGAAAAAGTATGGGTTTGAAGGAGATTCCAGTTATTATTATTGGCTGTCACAATCAGCATATTTCACCGGACACGAACAAACGGCGAGAAATGCATGGAAGCAATTACTAGAGCTTAGCCCCGAAAAGGAAGGACAGGAACCATGGAATGAAAGAAGCGGGAAAGATGTTGGATTCGAAGACGATGTGGCTTCGACACTAAAGAAACTGCGTAGTGATTTTATGGAGGAACGATTGTTTGGAATCTTCATTCTATCCAAGTCAACTCGTAAAGAAGAAATGGTTTCCCATCCTGATTTTAAATCATTAGATGAATTTTCACTTACAGAAAAGGTTTATTTAGCCAATGTACTTGATGCGGATTTAAAAAAACAATTTGATCCGGATGGAATTATCTCAAGAGCTCACCAAGTGGCCAATATTTTATATGAAAAACACCATCCAATTGGTGTTGCATCATCTGGCCTATTCCTAATGTGGTTTTCAGTTTTCTTGGAAGGCATTAAAAACGGGCAGGAATTTACAAACCTACGAGCATTTGCCGCTGCTACGGAATATTTATGGAATAAATTAAAGCGTGAGAAAAAATCACAGGCAGAAATATCTAAAAGCTATAAAATTTCAAGCTCAACCTTACAAAAATATGCAAAAATTGTCCTTCAATATTGTAAGTAA
- the ppaX gene encoding pyrophosphatase PpaX — MNNKITTILFDLDGTLIDTNELIISSFLHTLNGYYPDQYKREDVLPFIGPSLYATFSSIDKERTEEMIENYRAYNLENHDLLVKEFNGVFETLQTLHQNGFKMAIVSTKKRDTIIRGLKLTNLDQFFDIIISLDEVEHEKPHPEPVQKALKLLHSTPNEAIMVGDNFHDILAGKNAGTLSAGVAWSAKGRAYIESFNPDFLLEEMQDLINIVGVNR, encoded by the coding sequence ATGAACAATAAAATAACAACAATCCTTTTTGATTTGGATGGAACATTGATCGATACGAATGAGTTAATTATTTCCTCCTTTTTACATACATTAAATGGTTATTATCCTGACCAGTATAAACGCGAAGATGTTCTCCCATTTATTGGGCCATCTTTATATGCCACGTTCTCTTCAATTGATAAGGAACGAACTGAGGAAATGATTGAAAATTATCGGGCATATAATTTAGAAAATCATGATTTACTTGTGAAAGAGTTTAATGGGGTATTTGAAACATTACAAACTCTGCATCAAAATGGATTTAAAATGGCGATTGTTTCTACCAAAAAGCGAGATACCATTATTAGGGGACTTAAGCTGACGAACTTAGATCAATTTTTTGACATAATCATTTCTTTAGATGAAGTTGAACATGAAAAACCACATCCTGAACCAGTCCAAAAAGCGTTGAAATTATTACACTCTACACCTAATGAAGCCATCATGGTCGGAGATAATTTTCACGATATTCTTGCTGGGAAAAATGCCGGTACGCTATCTGCCGGAGTAGCATGGTCAGCAAAAGGACGGGCCTATATTGAAAGCTTCAATCCCGATTTTCTTTTGGAGGAAATGCAAGATCTTATTAACATCGTAGGAGTTAATCGTTAA
- the rapZ gene encoding RNase adapter RapZ translates to MSTGANNVQLVIITGMSGAGKTVAIQSFEDLGFFCVDNLPPTLLPKFLELMKDATNKMNKVALVMDLRGREFFEHLFKALDDLTETSWVSPRILFLDADDSVLVRRYKETRRMHPLSPSGLPLEGIRQERMLLEELKGRAQIIFNTSELKPKELREKILNEFSMNKQSTFTVNVMSFGFKHGIPIDADLVFDVRFLPNPFYIENMRPKTGLDQEVYDYVLKWNETNKFLEKVTDLLSFMLPHYKREGKSQLIIAIGCTGGQHRSVALTEYIGQYLKNDYHTRITHRDIKKRKETTT, encoded by the coding sequence ATGAGCACAGGTGCAAATAATGTTCAATTAGTGATCATTACGGGAATGTCTGGTGCTGGTAAGACCGTTGCGATACAAAGCTTTGAGGATCTTGGCTTTTTTTGTGTGGATAACTTACCTCCTACATTGCTTCCGAAGTTTTTGGAATTAATGAAGGATGCTACTAACAAAATGAATAAAGTGGCACTCGTAATGGATTTAAGGGGACGGGAATTTTTTGAGCATTTATTCAAAGCATTGGACGATCTAACTGAAACATCTTGGGTATCGCCACGTATTCTTTTTTTAGATGCCGACGATTCGGTATTGGTGCGTCGGTATAAGGAAACAAGAAGAATGCATCCACTTTCACCTTCCGGCTTACCACTGGAAGGAATCCGTCAAGAACGAATGCTGCTTGAAGAGCTTAAAGGGCGGGCACAAATTATTTTTAATACATCAGAATTAAAGCCAAAAGAATTGCGGGAAAAAATTCTTAATGAGTTTTCAATGAATAAACAATCGACATTTACTGTCAATGTTATGTCATTTGGATTTAAACACGGAATTCCAATAGATGCCGATTTAGTATTCGATGTCCGATTTCTTCCTAATCCATTTTATATTGAAAATATGCGTCCAAAAACAGGTCTTGACCAAGAGGTATATGACTATGTTTTAAAATGGAATGAAACAAATAAATTTCTTGAAAAAGTGACAGACTTATTATCATTTATGCTGCCTCATTATAAGCGCGAAGGAAAAAGTCAATTGATCATTGCGATAGGCTGTACGGGTGGACAACATCGTTCAGTGGCGTTAACTGAATATATAGGGCAATATTTAAAAAACGATTATCACACTAGAATTACTCATCGTGATATTAAAAAAAGGAAGGAAACAACAACATGA